One genomic region from Conexibacter woesei Iso977N encodes:
- a CDS encoding sulfurtransferase has product MTSLPPIVDAAWLTAHRDDVVRADVRFYLDGRDPRAAYDAGHLPGAVYVDLHRWLAAEPSAEAGRHPLPTPEHFAEGLGRAGIGDGTAVVAYDDAGGVIAARLVWMLRALGHDAALLDGGIAAWAGELSTQEPTVAPATFTPRPWPADRLVSLEDVAALTLDRVEGAAEGPVLIDARQRERFHGAPDGVDPRAGHIPGAQAMPTREHLGDDDRLRPVEELRAAFAAAGIEDGTTVISYCGSGVTACHNLLVLEHAGLGEHRLYPGSWSQWSNTDLPIATSDGE; this is encoded by the coding sequence GTGACCTCCCTCCCTCCGATCGTCGATGCCGCCTGGCTGACCGCCCACCGCGATGACGTCGTTCGCGCCGACGTCCGCTTCTACCTCGATGGCCGCGATCCACGCGCCGCCTACGACGCGGGCCATCTCCCGGGCGCGGTCTACGTGGACCTGCACCGCTGGCTTGCCGCCGAGCCCTCCGCCGAGGCCGGCCGCCACCCCCTCCCCACGCCGGAGCACTTCGCCGAGGGGCTGGGCCGTGCGGGCATCGGCGACGGCACGGCCGTCGTGGCCTACGACGACGCCGGTGGCGTGATCGCGGCACGCCTGGTCTGGATGCTGCGCGCGCTGGGGCACGACGCGGCGCTGCTCGACGGTGGGATCGCGGCCTGGGCCGGAGAGCTCTCGACGCAGGAGCCGACGGTCGCGCCCGCGACGTTCACCCCGCGCCCGTGGCCTGCCGATCGGCTCGTGAGCCTGGAGGACGTCGCGGCGCTCACGCTCGACCGCGTGGAGGGCGCCGCAGAAGGCCCGGTACTGATCGACGCCCGCCAGCGGGAACGCTTCCACGGCGCACCCGACGGCGTCGACCCGCGCGCCGGCCACATCCCGGGCGCCCAGGCGATGCCGACCCGCGAGCACCTCGGCGACGACGACCGGCTGCGGCCGGTCGAGGAGCTGCGCGCGGCTTTCGCCGCGGCGGGCATCGAGGACGGCACCACCGTGATCTCCTACTGCGGCTCCGGCGTCACCGCCTGCCACAACCTCCTCGTCCTGGAGCACGCCGGGCTCGGCGAGCATCGCCTCTACCCCGGCTCCTGGTCGCAGTGGAGCAACACCGATCTCCCGATCGCCACGAGCGACGGCGAGTAG
- the yidD gene encoding membrane protein insertion efficiency factor YidD, with translation MSAGPDPGRPSLARRVAVAPITVYQRLISPLFPRRCKYEPTCSAYAAQAISRYGILRGLILGGWRLLRCNPWSHGGFDPVEAQTLFRQPEPPSSPAARPPSA, from the coding sequence GTGAGCGCCGGACCGGACCCGGGGCGCCCCTCGCTGGCGCGGCGGGTGGCGGTCGCGCCGATCACCGTCTACCAGCGGCTGATCTCGCCGCTGTTCCCGCGGCGCTGCAAGTACGAGCCGACGTGCTCGGCCTACGCCGCGCAGGCGATCTCCCGCTACGGCATACTCCGGGGCCTGATCCTTGGGGGCTGGCGGCTCCTGCGCTGCAACCCGTGGAGCCACGGCGGCTTCGACCCCGTCGAGGCGCAGACCCTCTTCCGCCAGCCCGAGCCGCCCTCTTCCCCCGCCGCCCGGCCCCCGTCCGCCTGA
- a CDS encoding ParB/RepB/Spo0J family partition protein, with protein MAERGMGRGLSAILSASSAPAAGTDQPGAAQLRELALDQIRPNKDQPRRRFDEEKLQALAESVQDRGVIQPVIVRPKPGGTFELVAGERRWRAAKLAGLTQMPALVQDHDDATTLEVALVENMARQDLNPVEEARAVAGLVEELGLTREAVGKKVGRSRVAISNLLRLLDLPDEALDLLEDGTLSEGHGRAILLAEDQVDRKRLARAAAGGGWSVRVTEDQARKANEAASDAGHSGGARAIHPDQAAAATEIADALGGALGIELKVKPRGTGYRVELAFDSLDDALAVAQRVSDRR; from the coding sequence GTGGCTGAGCGCGGCATGGGCCGGGGCCTGTCGGCGATCCTGTCCGCCTCGTCCGCACCCGCGGCCGGGACCGATCAGCCCGGCGCCGCGCAGCTGCGCGAGCTGGCCCTCGACCAGATCAGGCCCAACAAGGACCAGCCGCGGCGGCGCTTCGACGAGGAGAAGCTGCAGGCGCTGGCCGAGTCCGTCCAGGACCGCGGCGTGATCCAGCCGGTGATCGTCCGCCCGAAGCCCGGCGGCACGTTCGAGCTGGTCGCCGGCGAGCGCCGCTGGCGCGCGGCCAAGCTCGCGGGCCTGACCCAGATGCCCGCGCTGGTCCAGGACCACGACGATGCGACGACCCTCGAGGTCGCGCTCGTCGAGAACATGGCCCGCCAGGACCTCAACCCGGTCGAGGAGGCCCGCGCGGTCGCCGGCCTGGTCGAGGAGCTCGGGCTCACGCGCGAGGCGGTCGGCAAGAAGGTCGGGCGCAGCCGCGTCGCGATCTCCAACCTGCTGCGCCTGCTCGACCTGCCCGACGAGGCGCTCGACCTGCTCGAGGACGGCACGCTGTCCGAGGGCCACGGCCGCGCGATCCTGCTCGCCGAGGACCAGGTCGACCGCAAGCGCCTCGCGCGCGCCGCGGCCGGCGGCGGCTGGTCGGTGCGCGTCACCGAGGACCAGGCGCGCAAGGCCAACGAGGCGGCGAGCGACGCGGGCCACAGCGGCGGCGCGCGGGCGATCCACCCCGACCAGGCCGCGGCCGCGACCGAGATCGCCGACGCCCTCGGCGGCGCGCTCGGCATCGAGCTGAAGGTCAAGCCGCGCGGCACCGGCTACCGCGTGGAGCTGGCGTTCGACTCGCTCGACGACGCGCTGGCCGTCGCCCAGCGAGTCAGCGACCGCCGCTGA
- the rnpA gene encoding ribonuclease P protein component, whose protein sequence is MSEALPSRANNTKRPKKGRLSRSAEFERVYRQGRSIGNRYLTLYVFPRGGAPVAAASPNLELGSGDDAGTPRLGLSVSRRVGGAVDRNRVKRLLREAFAVEGARLPADYDAVVVARPDARELAEREGLAGIQTALGELIGRSLGEKPAAAAGS, encoded by the coding sequence GTGAGCGAAGCGCTCCCGTCGCGCGCGAACAACACGAAGCGGCCCAAGAAGGGCCGCTTGTCGCGCAGCGCCGAGTTCGAGCGCGTCTACCGTCAGGGCCGTTCCATCGGGAACCGCTACCTGACGCTGTACGTCTTCCCGCGCGGCGGCGCTCCCGTCGCCGCTGCGTCGCCGAACCTCGAGCTGGGCTCGGGCGACGACGCCGGCACCCCGCGCCTGGGGCTGTCGGTGTCGCGCAGGGTCGGCGGCGCCGTCGACCGCAACAGGGTCAAGCGCCTGCTGCGCGAGGCCTTCGCGGTCGAGGGCGCGCGGCTGCCCGCCGACTACGACGCGGTCGTCGTCGCGCGCCCGGATGCGCGTGAGCTGGCGGAGCGCGAGGGCCTGGCCGGCATCCAGACCGCGCTCGGCGAGCTGATCGGCCGGTCGCTCGGCGAGAAGCCCGCGGCCGCCGCGGGCTCGTGA
- the rsmG gene encoding 16S rRNA (guanine(527)-N(7))-methyltransferase RsmG, which yields MAERVDKRIAELTTQWALPPEAPQQLREILDAVAAEPTSITTVRDPAQGVDVHVADSLAGLAVPELRGARAIADLGAGGGFPGLVLAVALPDARVTLVESVGKKTDFLRRTADAVGLANVHVVTGRAERWPEGIGAHDVVTARALAPLNILAEYAAPLLREGGRLIAWKARRDPSEVRDGLFAADVLGLEPQPTIAAETFPGADERHLYVYLKVRPTPARFPRREGMARKRPLQPSA from the coding sequence ATGGCAGAACGGGTCGACAAGCGGATCGCAGAGCTGACAACGCAGTGGGCCCTCCCGCCGGAAGCGCCGCAGCAGCTGCGCGAGATCCTCGACGCGGTGGCCGCGGAGCCGACGTCGATCACCACCGTGCGCGATCCGGCCCAGGGCGTGGACGTCCACGTCGCCGACTCGCTCGCGGGCCTGGCGGTCCCGGAGCTGCGCGGCGCCCGCGCGATCGCCGACCTCGGCGCCGGCGGCGGCTTCCCGGGCCTCGTGCTCGCCGTCGCGCTTCCGGACGCCCGGGTCACGCTCGTCGAGTCCGTCGGCAAGAAGACCGACTTCCTCCGTCGGACGGCCGACGCGGTCGGCCTCGCGAACGTTCACGTCGTCACCGGCCGGGCAGAACGGTGGCCGGAGGGGATCGGTGCCCACGACGTCGTCACGGCCCGGGCGCTCGCTCCGCTGAACATCCTCGCCGAGTACGCCGCGCCGCTCCTCCGGGAAGGAGGTCGCCTGATCGCGTGGAAAGCCAGGAGGGATCCGTCCGAGGTGCGTGATGGACTGTTCGCAGCAGACGTCCTCGGGCTCGAACCGCAGCCGACGATCGCCGCCGAGACCTTCCCGGGGGCGGATGAGCGTCACCTCTACGTCTACTTGAAGGTCAGGCCTACGCCTGCCCGCTTCCCCCGCCGCGAGGGAATGGCCCGCAAACGGCCACTGCAACCCTCGGCCTGA
- a CDS encoding YidC/Oxa1 family membrane protein insertase has product MVPITANILQPLVDVFESVLKFFHDTFGASWGLSIILLTIVVRAALLPLAVKQFRSMQAMQRIAPHLRVLQQKYRDDKQRLQQETMRFYQEHKVNPFASCLPLVAQLPVFLSLFYMLRKDLRHDICPDINPEHVANPKPCGQTPASEFWFIHDITDKATGTVLIVLLVLYVGTQLVSSLLMMTATADQNQKYIMLALPFLFVGFVFRFPAGLIMYWITTNVWTIGQQQFLRRVVGTRMAATAPPLPDLPPGRPGSSSADAGGGGFLARLQQSATQAQDRKAAGASNGSTARNGAKAEAGKGGGDTDTRVTKAPPPPPRGKKKKRSGRRR; this is encoded by the coding sequence ATGGTCCCCATCACCGCGAACATCCTCCAGCCGCTCGTCGATGTCTTCGAGTCGGTCCTCAAGTTCTTCCACGACACCTTCGGCGCAAGCTGGGGTCTGTCGATCATCCTGCTGACGATCGTCGTCCGCGCTGCGTTGCTGCCGTTGGCGGTCAAGCAGTTCAGGTCGATGCAGGCGATGCAGCGCATCGCGCCGCACCTGAGGGTGCTGCAGCAGAAGTACAGGGACGACAAGCAGCGTCTCCAGCAGGAGACGATGAGGTTCTACCAAGAGCACAAGGTGAACCCGTTCGCCTCGTGCCTGCCGCTCGTCGCCCAGCTGCCGGTCTTCCTGTCGCTGTTCTACATGCTGCGCAAGGACCTGCGGCACGACATCTGCCCGGACATCAACCCCGAGCACGTCGCGAACCCGAAGCCGTGTGGTCAGACGCCGGCGTCGGAGTTCTGGTTCATCCACGACATCACCGACAAGGCGACGGGCACGGTCCTGATCGTGCTGCTGGTGCTCTACGTCGGGACGCAGCTGGTCTCGTCGCTGCTGATGATGACCGCGACGGCGGACCAGAACCAGAAGTACATCATGCTGGCGCTGCCGTTCCTGTTCGTCGGCTTCGTCTTCCGCTTCCCGGCGGGTCTGATCATGTACTGGATCACGACGAACGTCTGGACCATCGGGCAGCAGCAGTTCCTCAGGAGAGTCGTCGGGACGCGGATGGCGGCCACGGCGCCACCGCTGCCGGATCTGCCACCGGGCAGGCCGGGTTCCTCGAGCGCCGACGCAGGCGGGGGCGGGTTCCTCGCGAGGCTGCAGCAATCCGCGACGCAGGCGCAGGACAGGAAGGCCGCCGGCGCCAGCAACGGCAGCACGGCGAGGAACGGCGCCAAGGCCGAGGCCGGCAAGGGCGGCGGCGACACGGACACCCGCGTGACGAAGGCCCCGCCGCCTCCGCCGCGCGGCAAGAAGAAGAAGCGCTCGGGACGGAGACGATAA
- the rpmH gene encoding 50S ribosomal protein L34: MKRTYQPKRRKRARSHGFRNRMASRAGRLTLKRRRDKGRKRLTV, from the coding sequence ATGAAGCGCACCTACCAGCCCAAGCGTCGCAAGCGCGCCCGCTCGCACGGCTTCCGCAACCGCATGGCCAGCCGCGCCGGCCGCCTCACGCTGAAGCGCCGCCGCGACAAGGGTCGCAAGCGGCTGACCGTCTGA
- a CDS encoding ParA family protein → MGTIYAIANQKGGVGKTTTAVNVAACIAEAGYDTLLVDIDPQANATVGLGVAKDIVPNVYDVLSGDAPATEALQPTAIDKLFVLPSSADLAGANVELPRRPGSENLLREALEPLRERFAFIILDCPPSLGPLTVNALVAADRVIVPVQTEYFALEGLAGLLDTLALIQRELNPRLSVAGMLLTMHDGRTRLARDVEREVREHFPELVFDTVIPRNVRIGEAPSYGRPVIHHDPHSSGADAYFELAKEVAARG, encoded by the coding sequence ATGGGGACCATCTACGCGATCGCGAACCAGAAGGGCGGGGTCGGCAAGACGACCACCGCGGTCAACGTCGCGGCCTGCATCGCCGAGGCCGGCTACGACACGCTCCTGGTCGACATCGACCCGCAGGCCAACGCGACCGTCGGCCTGGGCGTGGCGAAGGACATCGTCCCCAACGTCTACGACGTCCTCTCCGGCGACGCGCCCGCCACCGAGGCGCTGCAGCCGACCGCGATCGACAAGCTGTTCGTGCTCCCGTCGTCCGCCGACCTCGCGGGCGCGAACGTGGAGCTGCCGCGCCGGCCCGGCTCCGAGAACCTGCTGCGCGAGGCGCTGGAGCCGCTGCGGGAGAGGTTCGCGTTCATCATCCTCGACTGCCCGCCGTCGCTGGGCCCGCTGACCGTCAACGCGCTCGTCGCCGCCGACAGGGTCATCGTCCCGGTCCAGACCGAGTACTTCGCGCTCGAGGGCCTCGCCGGCCTGCTCGACACGCTGGCGCTGATCCAGCGCGAGTTGAATCCGCGCCTGTCGGTCGCCGGGATGCTGCTGACGATGCACGACGGCCGCACGCGCCTGGCGCGCGACGTCGAGCGCGAGGTCCGTGAGCACTTCCCGGAGCTCGTCTTCGACACGGTGATCCCGCGCAACGTCCGGATCGGCGAGGCGCCGTCCTACGGGCGCCCGGTGATCCACCACGACCCGCACTCCTCCGGCGCCGACGCCTACTTCGAGCTGGCCAAGGAGGTCGCGGCCCGTGGCTGA
- a CDS encoding DUF2199 domain-containing protein: MEETWFCEACGETHDGVPFTLKIRCPSSWTDGAAVHPESELLDAHCVIGGERFFLHGFVLIPVTDAERDFEWGIWVEVDEKDFLLRCARWSARGRERDAPVPGRLAVTLPGYGGSTLGIPGLLQDREVGLRPVFTLTDAGHPLAREQRLGITMARVIDLARASH; encoded by the coding sequence GTGGAAGAGACCTGGTTCTGCGAGGCGTGTGGGGAGACCCACGACGGCGTGCCGTTCACGCTGAAGATCCGCTGCCCGTCGTCCTGGACCGACGGCGCCGCGGTCCATCCGGAGAGCGAGCTGCTCGACGCGCACTGCGTCATCGGCGGCGAGCGCTTCTTCCTCCACGGCTTCGTCCTGATCCCGGTCACCGACGCAGAGCGCGACTTCGAATGGGGCATCTGGGTCGAGGTCGACGAGAAGGACTTCCTCCTGCGCTGCGCCCGCTGGTCCGCTCGCGGCCGCGAGCGCGACGCTCCCGTCCCCGGCCGCCTCGCCGTCACGCTGCCCGGCTACGGCGGCTCGACCCTCGGCATCCCCGGCCTGCTCCAGGACCGCGAGGTCGGCCTCCGTCCCGTCTTCACCCTCACCGACGCCGGCCACCCACTCGCCCGCGAGCAACGCCTCGGCATCACGATGGCCCGGGTCATCGACCTGGCCCGCGCCTCCCACTGA
- a CDS encoding protein jag gives MATDERTQEDILRDLLEHVVEGLGLEATVTVDANDEAVTGTLHGEDLGIFIGRHGQTIDAVQHLAQRILLADPEAERRRIVVDAEGYRARRREALEKQADQAAIDAERYGRSVALDAMTASERKHVHEYLRERGGVDTHSEGDEPERHLVVTPLSR, from the coding sequence ATGGCGACCGACGAACGCACGCAGGAGGACATCCTGCGCGACCTGCTGGAGCACGTCGTGGAGGGCCTCGGCCTCGAGGCGACCGTGACCGTGGACGCCAACGACGAAGCCGTCACCGGCACGCTGCACGGCGAGGACCTCGGGATCTTCATCGGCCGCCACGGCCAGACGATCGACGCGGTCCAGCACCTGGCCCAGCGGATCCTGCTCGCCGACCCGGAGGCCGAGCGCCGCCGGATCGTGGTCGACGCCGAGGGCTACCGCGCGCGCCGTCGCGAGGCGCTGGAGAAGCAGGCCGACCAGGCGGCGATCGACGCCGAGAGGTACGGCCGCTCGGTCGCCCTCGACGCGATGACCGCGAGCGAGCGCAAGCACGTCCACGAGTACCTCCGCGAGCGCGGTGGCGTGGACACGCACTCCGAGGGCGACGAGCCGGAGCGCCACCTCGTCGTGACGCCGCTTTCGCGCTAG